The DNA window TTACTACATCTGGATACTTACTGGAAAGATCCACTCGCTCATATGGGTCAGCTGTGATATTGAACAGCCACACTGTTTTACCAGCTGTCCACGAAGCCCGCTCATTGTGCCAGCGACTCGGGCCAACATTACTAAATGATTGAGGAGGGACCCAGTCACTATACCCTGGGTTTCCTGTCAAGAGTTTCCAGTGGTTGACACGTATTGCTGATTGAATTGCTGTGTTCCATATTCCAAAGCCCGCTGCCCAGGACCCATTCTTGGCTTTGGTGTAGATGGGATCAATGTTGTGTAAAATATCCATTCTGGGAGACCGTCTGCCTTCACTTATGGTCTCCCACACATCATAGCCGTCCAGCTGGGTGTCCTCATCAATCTGTCCTTCTGCTAAAGTGATCAAAGTAGGAAACCAGTCGGTTATATGTACAAGCTCCTTGCACACCCCACCCTTATTTTTTAGTAGAGGGCTATGAACAAAACCAACTGCTCGAATTCCCCCTTCCCAGTAAGTCCCCTTGCTTCCTCGGAGAGGCCAGTTATTTCCACCTGCTGTTGGCTGCCCTCCATTGTCTGAAGAATAGATGATGATGCTGTTGTTATAATAACCATACCTTTTTAATGCAAGTGTCACATTGTTGATAGCTTCATCCAAGCATGCCAGCATAGCAGCATATCTGCGCCTGTTTATGTTATTTATTGATCTGTAATGTTCATAATATTTGCCTGGTGCCTGAAGTGGTGAATGAACAGCTTGGTATGCAATGTATAAAAATATAGGTTTCCTGGGGTTGTGAGAGGATAGGATTTGTTGCACTTTCTGCGTGTACATCTGTGTTGAGTACATGCCATTGTCATGATCCCAAGCAGCATTGTCATTCTCATATAAGTCATAGCCACACATTCGAGGGCTGTCACATTTGTAATGGGTATAATAATCACCACTGCCCAGAAGAGAGCCAAAAAAAGTATCGAATCCCCGCTGTGTCGGCATGCATTCTTTGCGGTAAAAGCCCAAGTGCCATTTGCCAACCATGTGGGTGGAGTAGCCAGCTTCCTTCAGCTTCTGAGGTAGAGTTACATTATCCAAGGGTAAACAGTTAGGCTGTGTGGGCCTTATGACCGAATGCTGGAGGCCTGTATGGATTTGATACCTGTAACagacaaaatgaaaagaagaaattgcATCTTATACAAAAGAGAAGAATGCATAAGTATCACATGTGGAGACGATATGAgtgcataagctttcatgaagcacaattctatgcatgtgtattcagaagtaagtcctgctATTCCAACATTGAGTTTTAGGAATATAATGAGAAATATTAGGTAGAGATTCACTCTAAACAACTTGGGCTTACAAAGGGCAAATCCCTATTAGTGGTAATTTGTACGTCACTAcaaaaaaaactggaaaggtTGAATTTCAGAGAAATCAAGCCACTGTCAACTAAGAACGCTCTAATCAGTTGCCTGAACTACCAGTTAGCATGGTCTGACATGGTTAGCATTTCTATGtagataattttaaaattattttaaattctatttccaCAAAAAATACATTCAAGATACATTCTTACagagtattttaaaatacagcaaaatcCTTTCAAGCTGCTTAAAGCCATGTAtctcttttttcccatttatGAAACATGGGTGGAACAACCTCTTGACATGAAGAATATACTACTGTGATCGTACTATTTCCGAGCTGCTGGTACTTTCCATTCAGTTCCACCCAACACTGGGATGTACCTCTACTccttctaagcaacaggatgttaCTGAATAGCATTTTAAGGGCTAGGCACTAAATACCCATTAACTGCAGTCAGCATTCTTCATATCCCTGCCATATGGCTGTGGTTAAGTAGCACCACCGTCTATAAATGTTACTTTCctttatttagtattttttaaaagtttcttgaAGTTTGAGGAAGGCCAAGGCAGAGATATATTAGCAATTGCTGGAGACTAATACAGTGCAACTCCCTTTCCAGAGCATTCAACCGCATCTACCTCAGAGAAAATAAAGCCTCATCCTCTTATTCCTGTAATTTCTAAGGACAACAGAGCAACCCCCTATCTTTTTGAGTGTctgcccttctctgcttcttttggGCACTCTTAAAATATATCATCACCTTATACATATTCTACACAAATATTAGGGGAGGGGAATCTattgcaactcctagaatccaGGTGAGACTGATAAACTTTTCGTTCCCACAAGTTAGTTCTCCAGACTTTGGTTTTCCATCTGCCTCCTCTGCATAAGATTTACCTAGCTGACTACTGATCCACATTTAACTAATTTACTTGCACTGAGGAAAATATATAGTATTCATTTCTTAACCTGAAAGTTATAAATCTGTAGTCTAATgtagcaaacacacacatacacacacacacacacacacagagagagagattcccacAGCACTTTAAAGTCTACTACATTTAATGTGACATAAGATCAGCATACTACAGTGGATCATATAGCATCACTGGATCTTCAAACTTCACTTTGTAATAATGGGGTACATTCAAGTATGCCTGTCCATGAACAGAACAGACAATGCCGGTGGAATAGCTCCTTCTTCCTTTGCAGCCTGCAGAATACAAAAATATGCTCCAGAGGTTTGGGGGAATCTTCCAGGGCATATTAGGAGGGCTATAGGGGATGAAAGAAGTAGAGGAGGCCACACTGTATGTCAGATGGACACAATTTATTTCCCCCTCCACCACTCTTTTACCTGTAAATGTGTTCATTTATCTACAGTCATTTAAATTGAAAGATATGAACACtttagaccagcggtccccacTCTTTTTGGGGCCGCAGACTAGTTGGGAGGAGCGAGCTCCATGTGCGGGGGGTGGGGCGGAGATCCGTATTtgtggcccagttctggcaagcccaatGACTgtcactgggccgcggaccgggggttgacgacccctgctctagaccacTCTCTCTTGCCATTTTTACTCCTACACATAATGAGCAATGAATATGAAGAGGAAAGTCTTCACTGTCCATGACGGCATTAGGACCCTGGAAAATCAGCATCCCCCCTCATATACTGTATTATCATGGATTACAGAGGCTTTCCTCTTTATACTCAATACTCTCCACAGGTAGATGAAGCTGGAGTGCTTCCACTATAATTGTTAGAGTACATGATTTGACAACAACTGAACAgagcttctgtttttttgtttgccaATTGAGGATGGTACCAATTCATGCATTGAAGAAGTCGTGCTCACTTACCAAACTTTGGCCACAATAAATAGATTTATCTCCAAAGTGTTATTTTTACACAAAAAGACAATGGcgaaaatcctcttgcacagttaTGCAGACAGTGTGACATTTAGAAGTAAACTGCCTCGagttaagaaatcattgtagaAATTATTGGTTGCATTTTATATGCAATatctataattatttttaaaacataaggcAATTTGTCTCCACAAATTACATAATTTCTGTTGTATCTGATTAATTAGGCAAGAGCCTATGTGTAACAAAGTTTGTGAATTCCTGCCATGTAGTCTGTTCCTTAAGTTCACTTGTCTAGTTTTTCAGAGTTTACATACTCATCACACTTTGTCTAGAAATAATACAGATGTATTTGTGTGCATGTtgcatgctatcaagttggaaccaacttatagctgCCCTaatatttacaaaatatttatGAGTGGTTCTACCAATTCATTCACACCCACCAccacatgagtttccatgacgaagcagggattcaaatccaagtctcctgagtctagcctatcattctatccactacaccatactggataCCCTACAGTTATATCTAcagtaaaataaatgttttataatatgATCATAATTGTGGAATTCCTATTTCAAAAAGCATATGGCACCCATATGAATACAAAATGGATTCAATATGTCAATTAACAAGCAATATTCTAAAGGCCAAATCAGAATACACCCATTTAGCTCAACAAAACCAAGATTTAGCATCCACATAAATATTTCCACTGGTGAGAATGCACAAGCTATTAGGAATTATATATACTAAGTACTTGAAATCTTATGTCATCCCATGCTTGGCATTCATTTTGGGCCATCCACTTAACACTGGCTCTTGGGAGGGTATGGCTTATTGTCTTGCTATGGGCAacttctagaaatcctggccagcaggggtggtggtgaaggcttctgggagttgtagtccaagaacatctggaggcccaaggttggggaccactgtgttaaggCATTTCATAATATACAGACAACCTAAATCAATAAGAATGAGGAATTTTTGCAAAGTGATCCCTAAGCCCAATATCTATCTTAATAAGAAATCAGTAACACTTAACTGCTCGCTTTTCTCCTCTCTGCACATGAATATAGCCGCTAGGTGGCAGAAAACATATAATCCCAAAAAAGATTGCAACACTTGAaagactggttgttgtgggtttttcaggctgcttgGCCGTGTTTGGCTGTTTttgccagagactggcaaaacgttaggaacaaaaaccttcagaacatggccaagcagcctgaaaaacctacaaccaccattagatcctggccatgaaagccttcgagaatacacttgAAAGACTGGCAAATCTTAgagctgtagagctggaagagaccttatgtgtcattgagtctagcccttgtacaggaggcacagtgggactCCGAACTtatggctccacagtcagatacctaaaccactgagctaagttTTATTTGATATAAGATTTTATGGACTGCAGCTCAATTCTCGGTTAGCCTTTGCAAAACATTTCCCCTAACCAAAGActcaaacatacagtggtgccttgcacagtgaggttaatccattccagattaaccctcgctgtgtgaaagcatcgctgtacggatcaaaaaaagccattggaacgcattaaacagcgtttaatgcgttccaaatggtcaaa is part of the Pogona vitticeps strain Pit_001003342236 chromosome 5, PviZW2.1, whole genome shotgun sequence genome and encodes:
- the ARSJ gene encoding arylsulfatase J, whose product is MLTGGLLAGVSVLSLLTYGYPAWDAVGDPDRSRRREDLGEGPEPSPTVSQPHLIFILADDQGFRDVGYHGSEIRTPTLDRLAAEGVKLENYYVQPMCTPSRSQFITGRYQIHTGLQHSVIRPTQPNCLPLDNVTLPQKLKEAGYSTHMVGKWHLGFYRKECMPTQRGFDTFFGSLLGSGDYYTHYKCDSPRMCGYDLYENDNAAWDHDNGMYSTQMYTQKVQQILSSHNPRKPIFLYIAYQAVHSPLQAPGKYYEHYRSINNINRRRYAAMLACLDEAINNVTLALKRYGYYNNSIIIYSSDNGGQPTAGGNNWPLRGSKGTYWEGGIRAVGFVHSPLLKNKGGVCKELVHITDWFPTLITLAEGQIDEDTQLDGYDVWETISEGRRSPRMDILHNIDPIYTKAKNGSWAAGFGIWNTAIQSAIRVNHWKLLTGNPGYSDWVPPQSFSNVGPSRWHNERASWTAGKTVWLFNITADPYERVDLSSKYPDVVKQLLRRLSQFNKTAVPVRYPPKDPRSNPNFNGGVWGPWFKEEEKKKKKPNKNKAENKQKKNKTKKPHQRKGHSLSCFAGG